The genomic region ATCGGCCCGCTGAAAGGCGTGTCGAGATCGAGGATGACGAGCACCGCCGACGCGATCGACAGCGCCCCGAGCATGATGGTCACGAGCGAAAGCGCGTTGCGCGGCGCGATCAGCCCGAAACACAGAAAGATGATGAGCAGCCAGCCGACGAGAATGCGGTCGAACGGATAGGAGATCGAGCCGTGCGCTTCGTCGATCAGCTTCCAGCGCAGCGCGATCAGTTGCTCGAAGCGCGTGGCGATGTCGTCGGCGAGCTTGCGGCGATACGCGTCGGCGGGTGCCAGCAGGCGCACCTGACGCTCGCCGCGCTCGAGCATGTCGCCGAGCGTGCGGCTTGCGAGCTGGCCGCTTGCGCGCGGCGCGGCCTCGATGCGCGGATAGCCGCCGCCCGCCGGAGGCGGCTCGTTCGGCCACGTACTCGCGACCGCCGCCGCCGTGTAGGCGCGCATGAGCGCGCGCGTGGCGTCGAGGTCCGCGCCGTAATCGCGCATCGCGTGATCGAGTTCGATGATCGCGGCGGCATAGCTGCGAATGTCGCTGTCGGTCGTGTCGAACACGGTTTTCGCGGACGCCGTGAGAAGGCCCAGCACGAGCGCGGCGAACGTGACCAGCATGCCGACGACCAACTGCACGAGTTGCACCGTCTCCTGCGCCTTGTGCTCCTCGGGCAGCACCGGCCGCACGATCGCGCCGATGCCCGTGCTCGCGAGCAGCAGCACGAAGACGAGCACCGAGGATTCGATTTCGGTCATGAGCGCATGAGCCGTGAGGCGCGACGAAGGTCGTCGCATTATCGAGGCAACGGCTCTCGCGTGCAAAGCGTTACCGAACGCCGGCGCAGCGAACCGTTTCGCGATCCGCGCGTGGCCGTGCCGCGCGGCGGCGTGACGGGTACATTCGCCGCATCTACACTGCAAACGGTCGCGATGTCCACGATTCCAGCCACGGAGAAACCCGATGCGCCCTGCATGCGGTTCGTCCCCTTCCCTCGCGAGCGCGCCGCCGGACGAGGGCGCGATCATTTCTCCCCTTTGGACCGACGCGCATTTCCGGCTGCTCGTCGAGTCCGTCGAGGATTACGCCATCTTTCTGCTCGACGAACGCGGCAACATCGTCACATGGAACAACGGCGCCCGGCGCATCAAGGGCTATGATGCGCACGAGATCGTGGGCCGGCATTTCTCCGTGTTCTATCCGTCCGACGATATCGCCGCGAAGAAGCCGCAAAAGGAACTGGAGGCCGCCGCATCGAAGGGCCGCATCGAAGACGAAGGCTGGCGCGTGCGCAAGGACGCGACGCGCTTCTGGGCCAACGTCGTCGTCACGGCGTTGCGCGATGAAAACGGCAAGCTGATCGGTTTCGCGAAGGTCACGCGCGACATGACGGACCGCTTGCGCCTCGCCGAACTGCAGCATGCGCGCGAACTGTCCGCGCATGTTCAGGCGGCGCTGGAGGACGAACGGGCCACCATTTCCCGCGAACTGCACGACGATCTCGGCCAGCAGCTCGCGGCGCTCAAGATGCAGATCGCCGCACTGGATTCACAGCGCGAAGGCGCCGGGTTCGCGCGTCATTCGCTTGCCGACACGCGGGGCATCCGGGCGCAGATCGACACGGTCATCGCTTCGCTCAGACGAATCGCCGCGGGTTTGCGTCCGCCGGTGCTCGACGATCTCGGCCTTTTCGCCGCGATCGAATGGCTCGTCAACGATTTCCGCCGCCGTCACGGTCTTTCGATCGCGCTCGATCTCGACGGCGAAGAGATGGAACTCGGCGGCGATGCGGCGACTTCCATGTTTCGTCTCGTGCAGGAAGCGCTCACAAACGTCGTGCGGCACGCGCACGCGAGCGAAGTGCGTATCGAGGCAAGCTGCGCGGGCGACCGCTGCAGGCTGACGATCGAGGACAACGGCCGTGGCGCCGATCTCGCCAAGCCTCGCGCGGCGCATGCGTTCGGCCTGCTCGGGATGGGCGAGCGCGTGAGGCAGCTCGGCGGCGTCATCGCGTTTCGAAGCGTTCCGGGCAACGGCTTTCGCATCGACGTCGACATTCCCTTGAGCGGACTCGCGCAAGACGCTGGCCAATGAGCGAGCCGCTGCGCCCGCGTTCTACACCGCGATCGTTCTTGCGGCCTCGAGCCCGATCCACGCGATGCCTTCGCGCAATCCGGCGATCACCGCGTCGCGTTCGCTATCGAGCGTGCATGCGTGGCAGAAGCGATGCACGAAGCGGCCGCCTTCCACGTTGCGATGCTCGACGCCGATCGAACACACGAAGCCTTGCGGCCCCTGTGCCGTGGTGCAAGTGACGGTCCAGTCGCTCCTTCCACCTTCCGTTTGATTCGACTCTATCGGCGTGCCGCCCGAAGCCTTCGAGCAGGTCAACCGGACCCTTCGATGCCTTAGCGGATTCGCTTGATCCCGGTCAATCCGCTCGGCGACGCCTTCGGTAAAGTCGTTCACGACAAACCACCGTGACGAGCCCGCCATGTACACACGCATCCTCGCCCCCATCGACGGCAGCGCGACTTCCGCGCACGCGTTCGACGAAGCCCTCAAGATCGCGCGCGACAATCGCGCCGAGTTGCAGCCGCTGTTCGTGATCGATCTCCAGCCGGTCGCCTACGACGCCGCCGCCGCGTGCTATTCCGACATGCGCGAATCCATGCTCGACGAAGGCCGGCGCCTGACATCCGATGCGGCGAAGCGCATGGATCGCGAGGGCGTGAGCGGCAAGCCGCGCATCGCCGAAGTCGAACTGACGGGCGACGACATCGCCCAGCGCATCTGTCATTGCGCGCAGGACTTCGGCGCCGACCTCGTCGTGATGGGCACGCATGGCCGGCGCGGCTGGCGGCGGCTCGTGCTGGGCAGCGTCGCCGAGCGTTTCCTGCGACTTTCGCGCTGGCCGGTATTGCTCGTGCCGGGCCACGACGCCGAGGAAATCGCGCGCCGGCAGGCCGCTGCCGAAAGCGACTGAACGGCCCGGCGCGGCCAGCGTCGGCATTGCGCTCATCGCGCGCGCGGGCGGTGCGGTTCTTCGCGGGATCGAAAAATCGCTCGGCGATGCGCCACCGGAAGCCGCGCGTGCCGCGACGTCCGCATTCCCCAGCGGGCGCGGCTGAAGAACCGCTAGCGTTCGACGTATCCAGTTCGGCCGCCTCTCGCCTCACTCGTGGATACGCAGCACAGCGGCGCCGACCATGCGCCCTTCGCGGAGATCCGCGAGCGCCACGTTCGCGTCGGCGAGCGCGTACACGCGCGTTTGCACATGAAGCGCAATGGCCGCCGCGCGCGCCATGAATTCCTGCCCGTCCGCGCGCGTCAGGTTCGCAACCGACGCGATGCGCCGCTCCTGCCACAGCAGCGAATACGGGAATGCGGGAATGTCGCTCATATGGATGCCGCCGCACACGACGATGCCGCCCTTGCCCAGCGCCGCGAGCGCCGCCGGCACGAGCGCGCCGGCGGGCGCGAAGATGAGCGCGGCGTCGAGTTCGGCAGGCGGGCGTTCGTCGCTGCCGCCGGCCCATGTCGCGCCCAGTCGCATAGCGAGCGATTGAGCGGCGCTGTCGCCGCGGCGCGTGAAGGCGTAGACGGTGCGGCCCTCGTGCCGCGCGATCTGCGCGACGATATGCGCTGCCGCGCCGAAACCGTAGATGCCGATGCGCTCGGCGTCGCCCGCCATTTTCAGCGTCCGGTAGCCGATGAGTCCGGCGCACAGGAGCGGCGCGGCCTCGATGTCCGAATAGCGTGATGGAAGATGCAGGCAGAAGCGGCTCTCCGCGACCATGCGCTCGGCATAGCCGCCATTGAGCGTGTAGCCGGTGAAGCCCGGCGCATCGCACAGATTCTCGCGATGCGTCGAGCAGTAGCGGCAGCGCCCGCACGCATGGCCGAGCCACGGCACGCCGACGCGGTCGCCCGGCGCGAAGCCTTCCACGCCCGCGCCGATCGCGGCCACGCGTCCGACGACTTCATGCCCCGGAATGACCGGCCGCCTCGGATGCGCGAGCTCGCCATCGACGACATGGAGATCGGTGCGGCATACGCCGCACGCGATCACATCGATCAGAAGCTGCCCCGGACCGGCAACGGGGTCGTCGGTATCGGCGGCGCGCAATCGCGGGCCGGTTCCGTCGAAGAGCATTGCGCGCATCGTCCGCCTCCGTGCGATGCGTTAGTGTTGCCTTAGTGCTGCATTAGCGATGTGCGCTGCGTTCGCGCGGCGCCGCGTTGTCTGCGGGATGAGCGTCGTCGTGCAGCTTCCAGTCGCGATGCGGGTGCAACGCGGCCGTGCCGTCGCTGAAGCGGAAGTAGCCGCTGCGCAGCTTGACCGGCGTGCGCCCCACGCTCGTCAGCAATTGCTCGGCGGCGCCTTCGATATCCGCGCGATGCGTGTCGAACGCGTGCAGCAAGTCGTCCACCCGCGACGACGCCGCGCCGAAGTGATCCATCAACGCCTCGGCGGAAATGGTGCACGGGATACGTTCGCCGTCGGCGAGCGCGTAGAAAAGGAGCGCGGGTTCGTCGCCCCGATAAAGCGGCGCGCCTTCCAGGAATGCGATGTCCATGATGAAAGTCCTCACATCAGGTCGCGATACCCAACCAGTGTCCGCCCGCATGCGCCCGCCGCCGTTGATACAGATCAAGGGCATCGCGCGCCCGCGCCAGCATCGTCGTGATGTGTCTTGCGCGCCATTCGTCGCTGGGACACGTCCGCCTGTTTGCCTGCGCGTGTCCATCGTGCTTTCGCGCACTGGGCCGCCGATGCGTAAGCAAGTAGCGACCGGCAACCATCAGCGCGCCGGCGATGGCATGCGCCGCTGCGAAAGCAGGCGCACCGCGTTGTCGAATGCGCGATGAATCGCGATGCGGATGTCCGCGTCCGTGCTCCGCTGCACCGGCAACAGCTTGAAGTCGCGCGTGACGAGGTCGAGGCGCGCATCGAAAAGGCGGCGCCCGGAGGGATCGCGATAGGCCTCAAGCGTCAGGCGGCAATCGGCGATGTCTCTTGCGCTGCGCTCGAGCCGCACGAGTTCGATGCCCGCCTCGCGCTCCGCGTCGCTGGAGCCGGCGAATCCGAGAAAGTCGATTTGCATTCCGAGTCCCATGATCCCGCCTCCCCACTCTTTTCTGTTTCCGGAACGCGGGCCATGACTGCCAGC from Caballeronia sp. Lep1P3 harbors:
- a CDS encoding zinc-dependent alcohol dehydrogenase family protein gives rise to the protein MRAMLFDGTGPRLRAADTDDPVAGPGQLLIDVIACGVCRTDLHVVDGELAHPRRPVIPGHEVVGRVAAIGAGVEGFAPGDRVGVPWLGHACGRCRYCSTHRENLCDAPGFTGYTLNGGYAERMVAESRFCLHLPSRYSDIEAAPLLCAGLIGYRTLKMAGDAERIGIYGFGAAAHIVAQIARHEGRTVYAFTRRGDSAAQSLAMRLGATWAGGSDERPPAELDAALIFAPAGALVPAALAALGKGGIVVCGGIHMSDIPAFPYSLLWQERRIASVANLTRADGQEFMARAAAIALHVQTRVYALADANVALADLREGRMVGAAVLRIHE
- a CDS encoding universal stress protein, giving the protein MYTRILAPIDGSATSAHAFDEALKIARDNRAELQPLFVIDLQPVAYDAAAACYSDMRESMLDEGRRLTSDAAKRMDREGVSGKPRIAEVELTGDDIAQRICHCAQDFGADLVVMGTHGRRGWRRLVLGSVAERFLRLSRWPVLLVPGHDAEEIARRQAAAESD
- a CDS encoding PAS domain-containing sensor histidine kinase, yielding MRPACGSSPSLASAPPDEGAIISPLWTDAHFRLLVESVEDYAIFLLDERGNIVTWNNGARRIKGYDAHEIVGRHFSVFYPSDDIAAKKPQKELEAAASKGRIEDEGWRVRKDATRFWANVVVTALRDENGKLIGFAKVTRDMTDRLRLAELQHARELSAHVQAALEDERATISRELHDDLGQQLAALKMQIAALDSQREGAGFARHSLADTRGIRAQIDTVIASLRRIAAGLRPPVLDDLGLFAAIEWLVNDFRRRHGLSIALDLDGEEMELGGDAATSMFRLVQEALTNVVRHAHASEVRIEASCAGDRCRLTIEDNGRGADLAKPRAAHAFGLLGMGERVRQLGGVIAFRSVPGNGFRIDVDIPLSGLAQDAGQ